The sequence CGGAAGCCGACCTGGGGTGGGTTCGCATCGTGAATTCACTCGAGCGGCCGGTGTTTGAGAAGTTCCTCTTCCTCCCCATCCTGCGCCGCTGGCTCACGGAGCAGCCGGAGGTGCGCGCGGCGGCGATGTCGGGATCGGGTTCGACCGTTTTCGCCATCCTCAAGGACGCCGCCGACGGCCCGGCGCTCGATGCGCGGGTGAGGGAATACTTTGGCGGGAACCTCTGGACCGCCCTTTGCCACACCGGGGCGGAATAGGAGTTACTCGAAACGCACTGCGATAGCCGGGCGGATATTCGCCGCACGCCAGGCGGGAAAGAGCGCCGCAATGAGCGCGGCGGGAATCAGCCACAATGGCGTGGTGATGATGGGACCGAGCGGATAGGTCAGCTCGATCGACCAGCCGAAGAAAGCCTTGTTCACCACCCAGGTCAGCACCATGGCGAGCGCCATTCCCGAGATGATGCCTGAGATCGTGGCCGCGATGCCGATCAAGCCCGCCTCGCCGAGGAATATCCCCAGCACCTGCGGGCGGGACGCGCCGATGGCGCGGAGTACGCCGACCTCGCGTTCGCGCTCCATCACGAGGACGCTGAGGGAGAAGAGCACGCCGATGATAGCCACAATCACCGCGATGCCGCGCAGCACTGAGGTCACGGCAAAGGTCTGGTCAAAAATCTCGAAGACGCGCTGGCGGAGGGACTGGTTGTTGTAAACAACGAACTGACCCTCGTCCCCAAATGTGGCGCGGAACCGCTGGGCGACTGCGTCGCGGTTTTCTTTCACGCGAATACCCATCGAGTGCCAGCGCGCATCGTGCCAGTATTTCTGAAAGAGCGAGCTTTGCATCATGATGACGCCACGTTCGTTGGTGAAATCTCGGAACACGCCGCAGACGGTGAACTGCTGGTCGCCGGAGGGCGTGGGCAGAGTGATGGTGTCGCCCGTGCTGATGCGGTAGCGCGTGTACAGGCTTTCCGAGACGGCGACGGCCTGACCGGTGAGAAATTTTTCCTTCGCGTCCGGCCACGAGCCGGGGAGGAACTCCAGGTCGCCGCGTCCTTTGCCATCGAGAACGGTCAAGCCGATCTGGTGGCCCTGCCAGCGCACGGTCATTTCGCGGAAGGCGGAGATTTCCACCGTCTCAGGTTGCGAGCGGGCCCAGGCGAGGGCATTGGCAGGCAGGTAGGACTCGAAGCCGCCGACATCGTTGGCTGCCGGAGAAATGTAGAGGTCGGCCTGGAGCGTGTGGCTGATCCACTTGGCCACGCTGGCGCGGAAGGAGTGGATCATCACCGAAACGCTGATGGTCAGCGCCACCGCCGAGGCCAGCGAGGCGATCGTCACGGCGTTGCGATGCATCGTGCGCACGAGGTGATCGGAGGCGAGGCGCAGGTACACGCCGCGACCGCGGAAAGTGGCGGCCACGCCTGCCGCGAGCCACGGAACGACCAGGGCAAAGCCGGTGAGCACCGCACCCGCGCTGACGAAGGGTAGCCAGCGCGAACCCAGGGCGAGGGAGAGAGCGCCGGAAAGGAAGGCGACGAGCAGGATGACCGCGGCGGCCACGAGATGCCACGGGCGCCGGGGCGCAAGCTGCTCAACGGCTGCGCCGGGATGGAGCACCTTGGCGGGATCGCAGGTCGCGGCCTCGGAGGCAGGACGCCACGCGGCCACGAGGGACGCGCCAATACCGACGGCAAAACCGAGTACGACCTGGCTGGGAGCGAGGGAGTTCGTGCCGAGGCGGACGACCTCGTAAAGGCTGGAGACGCTTTGCTCGATGGGAGAGGCGACAAGGCTGGCGAGCACCGGGCCGAGCACGATGCCAAGAGCCGAGCCGAGTAGTGCCTCGTAGGCCGCCTCGCCGAGGAAAAGCAGGCGTACCTCCGCGCGGGTGGCTCCGCAGGCGCGCAGGATGGCTATCTCCGGGCGGCGGCGCACGACGGATGCGCTCACGCTGTTGTAGATCAGGAGCATGCCGACGAAGAGCGAGACGAGGCTCATCGCCGTGAGATTGAGCTGAAAGGAACCCAGGAGCGACTCGACCTCGCGAGTACGCGTGACTGGCGGGGCCACGATCACATCGGCAGGTACGAGCGCCTTGAGCGCTGCCGTGACGGGGGCCTCGTCCTTCGGTGACTCGAGGAGTATCTGGATCGAGGAAAGGTGCCCGGATTTGCCGAGGAGTTCCTGCGCCCAGCCGATGTCCATCGCCGCCACGCGGGGATCGGCTCCGGCAAGATTATGGCCCGTAGTGAAGAGGAACGCGGGCTGGAGTTTGCGCCGTGCACTGCCTGCCAGCACGGGAAGCTTTCCATCGCGAATGGCAGGTGCGAGCACGGCGAGTTGATCCTGCTGGAGGGCAATGGCCTCGGGATCAGCCAGCCATTTGCCAAAATCCAGCGGTTCACGATTTGCTCCCTGGAGATCGAAGGCAAACAGGTCGCGGCCAGTGAAAGGATCGACCCCCAGGATGCGGAGATACTCTCCCGGCAGGTCGGGAACGACGACCAGCCCTTCCACGATCGGCGTGGCGCTGAGAACCCCGGGAACAGTCTGCACCTTGGGAAAGATTTCCTCTGGGATGTTCCCGCGAATCTCCAGGTCGGCCTTGCCTGTGGTCAGCTCGGCCGCACTGCGAAAACTCTGGAGCGCATTGCGATTCGCCGCCTGGATGGCCAGGAAGACCGCGACGCCGAGAGCGATGCTGAAGACATTCAGCAGCGTCAGCGCCGGGCGTCGCCAGGACGGGCGCACGATCTGTCTCCAGAACAGCGCTCCGAAACGGGATGTCATCCGATGGGCCGGATCGCCGCGCGACGCAGCAGCTTCATGATGCGCTTCAGGGCGTTTTCATCGGTCAGCTTCAGACCATCCTTCACCGTCACGTAAAAGCTGTCGATGGCGACCTCCATCTCCGTGGTGACCCGGGAGAGCTCGATGTTAACCCCGGCTTCGCCAAAGGCACGGAGTAGATCATAAAGGAGACCGAGTCGGTCGGGCGTCTGGATGTCGATGAGCGTGTAGTTAGGATGCGAGATATTATCGATGTTGATCTTGCTCGGGAGCTCGGCCTCCTGCGACATCCGGTAACTGCGCATGCGCGTATCCTTGCGGATCAGCGAGGAGAAATCGTAGTCCTCCACCGCGAGCGAATCCTGCAGGCAACTTTCCACCCGGGCGTAATCCTTGGGGTTCGTCACCGGCGTGAGCTGGGTTGTGCAGACGCGGAAGATGTCGATGGCGAGGTTGTCTCCTCGCGTGAAGATGTCAGCGCTCAGGATGTTCAACTGCGCCGAGAGAAACGCACCCGCGATGCGCTCGAGCAGTCGCGGGCGGTCCCATCCGCACACCCATACCTCGCTATGGCCGAGATCGGGTTTGGGAATCCACTTGAAGCATGGGGCGAGGGCGTCAACGCCATCCTTCTTGAGATGCGTCTCGATGAATGAGCGGAAAATCTTGAGGTGTTGCGCGATCTGGTCCGCGTCGAACATCTGCAAATACCGGTCGGGCATGTGGGCGAAGTGCGCGAGGATTTCCTCGCCATAGTCCTTCGGCAGCTTGGCTTTCACCGCGATCTGCAACTCGCCGCGATCCTTCTTCAGGCGCTCCAGCGCCTCATGGCCGCCCTCGAGGTAATCGCTCGTCCGGCGGTAGAGAATCCACACGAGGCCTTCTTTCCAGTCGGACCAGTTTTGGTCGCTCGTGCCCATGCCGTCGGCAAGGGTGAGGAGCATGAGGGCGTCGAGATTGGCACGGTTGCCGACGATGCGGGCAAATTCCTCGATCGTCGCCGGGTCGTCCAGGTTGCGATTTTGCGCGGTGGACGAGAGCTCGTAGTGCGAGTTCACCAAGGTGATGAGCATGCGGCGGCGCTCGGAGGAGAGCTGGAGGCGGCGGGCCACCTTCTGGGCCAGGATCGCGCTAGCATCCTCGTGGTGGCGCTGGTTGGCGGCCTTGCCTACGTCATGCAGCAGGATTGCGAGGTAAAGCATGCCGGGATCTTCCAGCTTCTGGAAAAGCGAGCGATAGCCTCGGAATTTTTCCTCCTCGGCGAAGAGTACGCCATCGAGCTTCTCGATGCATACGAGCGTGTGCTCGTCCGCCGTGTATCGATGGTAAAACTCGTGCTGTACCAGACAGGTGAGGGGAGCGAACTCCGGAACCAGCCGCGCAAGGAATCCGAGATCGTGCATCTCGCGCAGGATGCGGCCCACCTCACCCTTGCGGGAGAGGATGGCGAGGAAGGTTTCGCGTGCCGCCCGCGAGTACTGGAATGTCCGATCGACCAGGCGCAGTCTCCGGCGAAGCGAATCGCTCAACTCGGGACTCAGGTCGAGTTTGCGAACCTGCATGTGCAGAAAGGCGCGGATGATGCGAAACACATCCTCGGCAAAGGTCTCGCGATTTTCCGCGTACAACTTGCCATTGCGGGAAATGAAACCATCGAATCTCTCGACCTTTGGCTTGAGCAGACCGAGCAGGGCGGGTCCCTTTTCCGGCACGAGCTTCATTCGCTCGATGGCCGAGTCGGTGATCAGATGGATGTCGCGGGTCTTGGTATAATACTCGCGCATGAACGCCTCCACGCGGCGGAGGATGTGGCGCTGCGGGTAGTTGAAGTCCGACGCGACGCGGCCCTGGAGCTGGAGCGTAAGGCTGTCCTGCGGGCGGCCCGTCACATAGTGCATTTCCGTACGGACGCGGAGCAGGAAGTCGTAGGCCTTTTCCAGCGCGCGGCGTTCGGGCTCGCGCAGGTACTTGTGCTCGACGAGCTTGGCCGTCGTCATCACGCGCTCCTTGAAGTATCCGATCCAGAGGATGTTCTGGTAATCGCGCAGACCGCCGATGCCGTTTTTCACGTTGGGCTCCTGCATGAAGACGCTGTTGCCGTTCTTATCGTGGACTTCCGTCTGGTTGGCCAGGCGCCAGGCGAAGTACTCGGCCTCCTTACCCTCTACGCATTCGGCGACGAAACGCTCCTTGAACTCGTTGAAAAGCTCGCGGTTGCCCGTGAGGTAGCGGCACTCGAGCATTGAGGTCTTGGTTACGAGATCGGAGTTGGCCTGCTTGATGGCCTGCGGGATCGAGCGCGTCGAGTGCCCGACCTTGTAGCCGATGTCCCACAGCGCCGTGAGCGTCATTCGTATTGCCTCCTCCGTCACCTTGGAGACTTGGGCGCGAGGCAGCAGAAACATGATGTCGATGTCGCTGCTCGGGGTCAGCTCGCGACGACCGTAGCCGCCGAAGGCCGCGACGACGACGCTGTCGGGAAGTCCCTTGGGGGCAACAGAGCGCACGATGCCGTCGAAGAGCTCGCGGAAGAGGATGTCGACGAGGTCGGAGCGCTGGCGGGCCACCTCGCGGCCGCCGCCGCCGGACTTGTGCCAGATGCGCAGCCGGTGTTCCTCGATCTTGCGGAATCCGCGGAAGATTTCGATGGAGTCGTCCTTCTTCTTTCGGGCCTTCTCCTGGAGAGACTTTGCGGCCTGCTCCAAGGCCCGTTCCTTCGGGGTGATCATTTCGTTCGGATTACGATTTCCACTCGGCGGTTGATCTGCTGTTCCTCGATCGAGCCACCGGGCACGATGAGCCTCGTTTTCCCAAATCCCTGCGCCGTCACGCGGTCGGCCGGGATGTTCATCCTCGCGATGAGCCACGCCTTCACGCTATCCGCGCGGCGTTGGCTGAGATCCATGTTGTAGGAGTCGGACCCGAAGGTGTCCGAGTGCCCCTCGATTTGAAAGACGGCCTGGGGGTTGCGGCGGATGAGTTCGCCGAGTTTCTCCAGGCTGGCCAGCGACTCGGGCCGGAGGTCGGACTCGTTGTAGCCAAAGAGCAGGTCCGTCGGCATGAGGATCGGGGCGGTCTCCGCCGTGAGCGGACCGGTCTGGGCCAGGAGGGAATCGAGATTGCTGAAACCCGGTGCGTTGCGCCCGGCTTCGGCGCCTGTTTTGGCAATGGATCGGCCCGTCAGGGTATCGGGAGCAAGCAGGTCGCTCACTGCCGCGCCGCCCGCGGGCTTTTCATTAAGGAGGGCCTGCTGGAGAGCTTTCGGGTCTTCCAGTGCGCTCTGGGTGCCGTTCTTTTGCGCCTCGGCCAGGGTGCGCTCCATCGTGGTTGCGGCGGCGGTGGGCTTCTCGGAGAGAATCTGCTGGTCGATCTTCGGCGCAGCAGGCTGCCCGGGATTTTGCGACATCATCTTTTCAAAGGCCGGGGCCTCGTCGGGCAGCTTCACGGCATCCGGAGCCATGGCGACCTGCTTTTTCTCGGCGGGCTCGGGTTTGAGGAGTTCCTCGTCGATCTGCGCCCGCTCGATACGGAAGGTGCGCGGTACCACTTTTTCGTAAACTTCCTTCTCGGATTTTACCACGGGAGTGAGGCGCGCCCAGTAGAGCAAACCGGCATGCAGAAGGATCGACAGGATCAACGCCGGAATGATCCACCGCTGGAAACTGGAAGGCGAATCTTCCTCCCGATAATCCTCCGCCATGGTCATAGCCCTTCAGGATAGATTCGCCCCGTGGCGAATTCAATCTGGAACGAAGGCTCCAGGTCATTTAGGACTTCGGCCAATGAAGTTGTCCGATTGGGGTAGGAAAGTGCTGGGCGAATTCAAGGCGATGCCCGGCAAGATCATCGCCCTGAAGGACAAGCCGCATGCCATCGCCGGTGGTGTGGCGATCGGGATGTTCATGGGATTCACTCCGCTCTTTGGGTTGAAGACTGTGCTCAGCCTGGGGCTGGCCTATGTCCTTCGCGTCAATCCCATTGCCGCCGTCATTGCGGTTTCGCTTCACGATATCGTGACGCCACTCTGGCCTGTGTTGCTGAAAGTGGAATACGACATTGGCGTCTTCGTCCTCAGTCACTTCGGTAATTTTCACAACATTCCGACCAAGACCCATGGATTGCATTTGAAGCTGGGACAGATGCTGGAGTGGACGACCTTTCTCAACGTGGGCCTGCCGCTTCTGGTGGGGTCGCTCTTTCTGGCCGCTCCGGCGGCTGCGATCAGCTACGGCATCACCCTCGGTTTGCTCGAACGTCGCGTACGCCGGGAGAGGGAGCGCGAGGCGCAGAAAAAGCTCGAAACCGAGTCCGACAAAGACCCGGAAGTCTTTCGCGAGGACTGACGTCGCTTCCCCGGCTTGCTCCTTTTCCCTTGCCGTGAGGGGGGCGCTTGGCCCTAATTATCGCCCCTTTCATGTCACAGATCCTTACACTTGGCCTGCCGTCTGGCAGCCTGATGGAGTCGACGATCGACCTTTTCGACAAGGCCGGTTTCTCGATTTCCACTTCCAAGCGGTCTTACCGACCGTCCGTCGACGACCCTGAGCTCGGGCTACGCCTGCTCCGCGCGCAGGAAATCAGCCGCTACGTCGAGCATGGGTATCTGGACGCGGGTCTCACCGGCCGCGACTGGGTGGCCGAAAACGCCTCCGACGTCCACGAGATCATCGAACTGCCTTTCAGCAAAGCCACCGCCCGCCCGACCCGCTGGGTCCTCGTCGTGCCGGAAGCCTCCGAGATTCATTCCGTGAAGGACCTCGAGGGCAAGCGCGTCGCCACCGAGGCCGTCGGTCTCACTCGCCGGTTCTTTGAAAAGGCCGGGGTGAATGTCGAGATCGAGTTCTCCTGGGGCGCCACCGAGGTGAAGGTACCCGACCTCGTCGACGCCATCGTCGACATCACCGAGACCGGTTCCTCGCTCCGCGCCAACAAGCTCCGCATCGTCGAGACGCTCATGGAGTCCTTCCCTGTCCTCATCGTCAACAAGCAGGCATGGGCGGACCCGGTGAAGCGTGCGAAGCTCGAAAATATCGCGCTTCTCCTCAAGGGCGCCCTCAATGCGCGCGACCTCGTCGGGCTCAAGATGAATTTACCCGAAGCAAATTTGAAGAATTTGCTTGAGGCGCTGCCTGCGTTGCGAAATCCTACAGTTTCGCCCTTGGCCCAGTCTGGATGGGTTGCTGTCGAAACGATCATTGAAGAAAAGGTCGTTCGCGAGATCATTCCCAGACTCAAAGCCCTTGGTGCGGAGGGGATTATCGAATATCCGCTCAACAAGGTAGTCTACTAGTTTAGAAGTACATCACTGTTCATGGGTTCACTTAAAAAGAAAAGAAAGGCGAAGATCGCGAAGCACAAGCGTCGCAAGCGCATGCGCGAAAATCGTCACAAGAAGCGGTTGCGCTACAAGTCCTAGCGGATAAAGTCTCCGCCATGAACAGGTGTGGATGTCCCAAGGCCTCACAAAGAGTGCTTTGGCTGGCATCCTCCCTTGTTTTAGGAGGCTTTATTCTCGTCGCGGGCCCGGTTCGGGCTGCCGATGCCGATCTCGTTCCGACGGATGTGCCTCATACGGCGCCCGATCTGAACGAGAAGGGCAAGCGGCAGGCCGACGCGCTTGCGTATTTCATGTCCGGCATCTTCGAAGAGGAGAGCGCCGGTCCTGAAAAGGCTCTCGAAAGCAAACGGAAGGTCCTCGACCTCGATCCCGGCTGTTCGGAACTCGCCATTGAGGTGGCTTATGAGTATCTGCGTCGCGGGGAAACGGCCGAGGCCACCAACGTGCTCAAGGATGCCATCGCCGCGAAGCGCAAGGTCGTCGCCCCGTACCTTGCCCTGTCGACGATTTATCTGCGTCATTTGCAAAAGCCGGAGCTTGCCGCGCGCTACGCGCAGCAAGCCATCGACATTGCGCCCGATAACGCCGACGGCTACGAGCTCCTGTGGGAGACGTACCAGAGCCAGGGCATGTCCGCGAAGGCTCAGCTTGTCCTCGATCGCGCGGCGAAGTCCAAAAGCACCGATCCCGATTTCTGGCTCTCCCTTGCGGAGATGACGGCCCGCGGAGCCGTGCGTGACAACGTGCCACCGGATGGCGCGACAGTAGCGCAAATGAACCGCTTTCTCGATCAGGCGGCCTCTCTCGGAGGGGAAAAGTTCGATGTCGCTGCCAAGCTGGGCGACCTTTACGCCGTATCCCGCCAGACGGAAAAGGCGATCCCGTATTATAAGAGGGTGATCGAGCTGCGCTCGGAATCTCTCGCTACCCGCGAAAAGCTAGCCCGTTGCTATCTCGATGTGGGTCAAGTGGATCCAGCCATCGAGCAGTTTGAGGCAATCGTCGCCGCCAATCCGCTCAGCCTCGATACCTATGTGACACTGTCGGAGCTTTACGTTAAAAATGGGGACCTCTCCAAGGCCCTTGTCAATGCCCGCCAGGCGGTGGTGATCGAACCGGGTAACATCGATCGCTATTCCATCGTCGTAGATCTGCTCTATCGCATGAAGCGGTATGACGAAATGGCTGCCACTCTCGCAGAGGCTCGTCGGAATTTCCCACGTGTCGCACGCATCACCCATCTGTATGCGGTTTCTCTCAGCCAGGCGGGGAAGCATGATCAGGCGGTGAAAGCCTTTGCCGACGCGGAGAAGGAGGCGGAAAACAGCCAGC comes from Terrimicrobium sacchariphilum and encodes:
- a CDS encoding FtsX-like permease family protein, encoding MTSRFGALFWRQIVRPSWRRPALTLLNVFSIALGVAVFLAIQAANRNALQSFRSAAELTTGKADLEIRGNIPEEIFPKVQTVPGVLSATPIVEGLVVVPDLPGEYLRILGVDPFTGRDLFAFDLQGANREPLDFGKWLADPEAIALQQDQLAVLAPAIRDGKLPVLAGSARRKLQPAFLFTTGHNLAGADPRVAAMDIGWAQELLGKSGHLSSIQILLESPKDEAPVTAALKALVPADVIVAPPVTRTREVESLLGSFQLNLTAMSLVSLFVGMLLIYNSVSASVVRRRPEIAILRACGATRAEVRLLFLGEAAYEALLGSALGIVLGPVLASLVASPIEQSVSSLYEVVRLGTNSLAPSQVVLGFAVGIGASLVAAWRPASEAATCDPAKVLHPGAAVEQLAPRRPWHLVAAAVILLVAFLSGALSLALGSRWLPFVSAGAVLTGFALVVPWLAAGVAATFRGRGVYLRLASDHLVRTMHRNAVTIASLASAVALTISVSVMIHSFRASVAKWISHTLQADLYISPAANDVGGFESYLPANALAWARSQPETVEISAFREMTVRWQGHQIGLTVLDGKGRGDLEFLPGSWPDAKEKFLTGQAVAVSESLYTRYRISTGDTITLPTPSGDQQFTVCGVFRDFTNERGVIMMQSSLFQKYWHDARWHSMGIRVKENRDAVAQRFRATFGDEGQFVVYNNQSLRQRVFEIFDQTFAVTSVLRGIAVIVAIIGVLFSLSVLVMEREREVGVLRAIGASRPQVLGIFLGEAGLIGIAATISGIISGMALAMVLTWVVNKAFFGWSIELTYPLGPIITTPLWLIPAALIAALFPAWRAANIRPAIAVRFE
- the glnD gene encoding [protein-PII] uridylyltransferase; the encoded protein is MITPKERALEQAAKSLQEKARKKKDDSIEIFRGFRKIEEHRLRIWHKSGGGGREVARQRSDLVDILFRELFDGIVRSVAPKGLPDSVVVAAFGGYGRRELTPSSDIDIMFLLPRAQVSKVTEEAIRMTLTALWDIGYKVGHSTRSIPQAIKQANSDLVTKTSMLECRYLTGNRELFNEFKERFVAECVEGKEAEYFAWRLANQTEVHDKNGNSVFMQEPNVKNGIGGLRDYQNILWIGYFKERVMTTAKLVEHKYLREPERRALEKAYDFLLRVRTEMHYVTGRPQDSLTLQLQGRVASDFNYPQRHILRRVEAFMREYYTKTRDIHLITDSAIERMKLVPEKGPALLGLLKPKVERFDGFISRNGKLYAENRETFAEDVFRIIRAFLHMQVRKLDLSPELSDSLRRRLRLVDRTFQYSRAARETFLAILSRKGEVGRILREMHDLGFLARLVPEFAPLTCLVQHEFYHRYTADEHTLVCIEKLDGVLFAEEEKFRGYRSLFQKLEDPGMLYLAILLHDVGKAANQRHHEDASAILAQKVARRLQLSSERRRMLITLVNSHYELSSTAQNRNLDDPATIEEFARIVGNRANLDALMLLTLADGMGTSDQNWSDWKEGLVWILYRRTSDYLEGGHEALERLKKDRGELQIAVKAKLPKDYGEEILAHFAHMPDRYLQMFDADQIAQHLKIFRSFIETHLKKDGVDALAPCFKWIPKPDLGHSEVWVCGWDRPRLLERIAGAFLSAQLNILSADIFTRGDNLAIDIFRVCTTQLTPVTNPKDYARVESCLQDSLAVEDYDFSSLIRKDTRMRSYRMSQEAELPSKINIDNISHPNYTLIDIQTPDRLGLLYDLLRAFGEAGVNIELSRVTTEMEVAIDSFYVTVKDGLKLTDENALKRIMKLLRRAAIRPIG
- a CDS encoding OmpA family protein, which produces MAEDYREEDSPSSFQRWIIPALILSILLHAGLLYWARLTPVVKSEKEVYEKVVPRTFRIERAQIDEELLKPEPAEKKQVAMAPDAVKLPDEAPAFEKMMSQNPGQPAAPKIDQQILSEKPTAAATTMERTLAEAQKNGTQSALEDPKALQQALLNEKPAGGAAVSDLLAPDTLTGRSIAKTGAEAGRNAPGFSNLDSLLAQTGPLTAETAPILMPTDLLFGYNESDLRPESLASLEKLGELIRRNPQAVFQIEGHSDTFGSDSYNMDLSQRRADSVKAWLIARMNIPADRVTAQGFGKTRLIVPGGSIEEQQINRRVEIVIRTK
- a CDS encoding DUF2062 domain-containing protein, encoding MKLSDWGRKVLGEFKAMPGKIIALKDKPHAIAGGVAIGMFMGFTPLFGLKTVLSLGLAYVLRVNPIAAVIAVSLHDIVTPLWPVLLKVEYDIGVFVLSHFGNFHNIPTKTHGLHLKLGQMLEWTTFLNVGLPLLVGSLFLAAPAAAISYGITLGLLERRVRREREREAQKKLETESDKDPEVFRED
- the hisG gene encoding ATP phosphoribosyltransferase produces the protein MSQILTLGLPSGSLMESTIDLFDKAGFSISTSKRSYRPSVDDPELGLRLLRAQEISRYVEHGYLDAGLTGRDWVAENASDVHEIIELPFSKATARPTRWVLVVPEASEIHSVKDLEGKRVATEAVGLTRRFFEKAGVNVEIEFSWGATEVKVPDLVDAIVDITETGSSLRANKLRIVETLMESFPVLIVNKQAWADPVKRAKLENIALLLKGALNARDLVGLKMNLPEANLKNLLEALPALRNPTVSPLAQSGWVAVETIIEEKVVREIIPRLKALGAEGIIEYPLNKVVY
- a CDS encoding AURKAIP1/COX24 domain-containing protein, which translates into the protein MGSLKKKRKAKIAKHKRRKRMRENRHKKRLRYKS
- a CDS encoding tetratricopeptide repeat protein produces the protein MNRCGCPKASQRVLWLASSLVLGGFILVAGPVRAADADLVPTDVPHTAPDLNEKGKRQADALAYFMSGIFEEESAGPEKALESKRKVLDLDPGCSELAIEVAYEYLRRGETAEATNVLKDAIAAKRKVVAPYLALSTIYLRHLQKPELAARYAQQAIDIAPDNADGYELLWETYQSQGMSAKAQLVLDRAAKSKSTDPDFWLSLAEMTARGAVRDNVPPDGATVAQMNRFLDQAASLGGEKFDVAAKLGDLYAVSRQTEKAIPYYKRVIELRSESLATREKLARCYLDVGQVDPAIEQFEAIVAANPLSLDTYVTLSELYVKNGDLSKALVNARQAVVIEPGNIDRYSIVVDLLYRMKRYDEMAATLAEARRNFPRVARITHLYAVSLSQAGKHDQAVKAFADAEKEAENSQPDLLDARFYFDYGGAAERAGQHDLAAAMLKKSIDLDPANAGEAYNYLGYMWADQGKNLDEAELLIRRALAMEPSNGAYIDSLGWLYYHQGKYQEALTELLRAAEALPEPDPTVYGHVADAYHKLGKTAEAVLYWQKALALDPENKEFIAKLDEASKKVAEQPEKKPVGH